In Streptomyces sp. P9-A4, the genomic window AGGGCTGCCGGGGAAGACGCTACGCACGTAGACCCGCCCGGCGGAAGGGGGCCTGATGGCTGCCGTTGGTCTACTCCTGCGAAATACTGAAGGAGCTGCGGCGATGAGCGCCGCCGGAAGAAACTTTCAGCGGCCGGAAAGCACATGGGAGGTGCTGACGTGCACGGAAGCGGTACGGGAAGTGAAGGCCGGGCCACCCCCGGAGGTGGTGTGGACCAGGAATTCCTGGCCCTCGAACGGGAGCTGGCGGTCTTTCTGCGCCGCGCCCGCGCCCAGTCCGGCGAGATGGCCCGCGAGGTCCACCCCGAACTGGAGCCCGCCGCCTACGGCCTCTTCGTACGCCTCGACGACGCCGGGCCCCAGCGGGCCACCGAACTCGCCGGGTACTTCGGCGTCGGCAAGGCCACGATGAGCCGCCAGCTCCGCGCCCTCGAAGACCTGGGACTGGTCGCCCGCGACCCCGACCCCGCCGACGGCCGCGCCTCGCTCGTCCGCCTCACCGAGGAGGGCCGCGACCGCTTCCGCAGCGTCCGCGACGCCCGGCGCGAGCGCTACGTCCGCAAGCTCGCCGACTGGGACCGCGCCGAGGTCGCCGAACTCGCCCGCCTCCTGAACCACTTCAACGTCCGCTCGGAGGGCTGAACGCGGGCCGCGGGGCCGCGGGTCGCGTCCGCCGACGGCTGTTCCGGCTGTCCGGCCGCCCGGGCCGCGTCCGCCCGGGACGCCCGCCGACGGCCGTTCCCGCTGTCCGGCCGCCCCGGACTCCCCGACGGCCCTCCCTCAGTCGCCCGACAGCTCCGTGTAGACCGCCGTCGCGTCGTCGTGCCGCTTCCAGCGGCGCGCCCCGCCCGCCCGCTCGTCCGCCGTCTCCAGGGCCCGCACCCGGTGGAGCAGGCCGAGCGACCCCTCCTTGCGCAGGACGCCGAGGCAGTCCGTCCAGTCGCCCGCGCCGAACAGGTCCACCCAGCGGCTCGCCCCGTCCGTCAGCGCGGCCAGCGACCGCACCTCCGCGCGCGGGGTCGTCCCCGTCACCGCCC contains:
- a CDS encoding MarR family winged helix-turn-helix transcriptional regulator; translation: MGGADVHGSGTGSEGRATPGGGVDQEFLALERELAVFLRRARAQSGEMAREVHPELEPAAYGLFVRLDDAGPQRATELAGYFGVGKATMSRQLRALEDLGLVARDPDPADGRASLVRLTEEGRDRFRSVRDARRERYVRKLADWDRAEVAELARLLNHFNVRSEG